The Erigeron canadensis isolate Cc75 chromosome 1, C_canadensis_v1, whole genome shotgun sequence genome segment GAGACACCAACTGGACAGTATGCGAAACTCGAACTCTGCATGCCTAGAATGAAACTCATGACTCTCGTGCCCCCCCTATATTCATTTGGTATTTGTATTTtgacataataatatatataaattacttaTACGTATGATAATTACTACGTATTTAATAAGCAATGTTCGGATCAAGTGgttgataattatatatatatatactaaaaactaaagttggaatGTGAGGGGGagttactgtagctaaaagtactcccCCTTTAGCATAATGTACAAGCCTTTAAAGCATCCAacataattaacggacttaacgacggTTAGGTAACAGACTTAACGACTGTTAGCTGACGGACTTAACGACtcttatttcctttttttttactacataacttttacttttaaactttccaccaatttttttttttacatttcccCTTTTACCTTTCGTCACATAGCTCttgctttttaaactttcaacatacaaactttattttttggtataaagtttattaacttttgtactttttttcatataactttatttttaaactttgctctaaaatttctcttttattttcttttacgatataacttttgatttctaaattttataccaaagtttcattttctttattttgaaccataacttttattttcttaatttttgtcacgcaaattttgtttttcggcttattgtttttttaacttttatcaccAGAGTTATGTTTTTTTCCCGGGACAACGCCCGGGTAGAAATACTAGTTTTATCTAAACTCTAGATACAAAAGTCACGAGGTTTATCCTTACTCTTTGTAAGACCAAAGTTTGTTTTCGTAAGACCAAagtttctttttacttttacctTAGGTATACATTGAAAGTACTTTGTCTACCACATATATAGGTAAGACTGTTTCTCCTACGTTGTTAAAAATCATATTATAACTCATAATCCATAAAAAAACGATTAATTACTTTACATAGCAAACCCCATATAACCATGCAACTAGTTAATTACTTTCTAGttatattttgttaagttcaaaTGATACTAtgcatttttatgaaatttggaTTTTGGAGTATGCGAGATTGATTGTGTGTAGGAAATAAGAACCAAGACACCTCACCCCATGGGGTCCGATCTAAGATATGTCTAATAAAACCAAAACATAATGACCCACATCAACCGATAAAGGTTAAGCGAAAGTTATAAAGGCATTGATTATTgattaaatgatatataataatacgtgacatataataaaaaaaatagactgTACATGGATACCTAAATCTACATCAAATGCCCGACCGCTTGGACCGAAGCTCATCTTACCACTCCACTCCACTCCACCGGTCCACTCACTTGTGCTTCCTCTTTCTTTTTGAGTTTTGTCTTTTCCTTTGTCTTTGTTTTCATAGTTCCATACACATGACAATGGAGTGGATACGAAATGAGATGGTTTTTTATGTGATTCTTGTAGTATTCTACATATGtcctttaatttattatattccatatatatctatactatataataaaagaaatagcctCTTTTAtttcacttaacaccccttaaaatattttaacatatactATCCcataatattaatgattaatttacactaccaatcctttattctttaatatattttcattaactatttacatcaattatccacaccactcgacgccgttTTCACCACCAACACTCAgccccccactacaacggcattgtcacAACCACCATCGCATTGCGCGAGTAACGTGCTAGTAATCTTTAATGTGAATTGACCCAAAATCTTTGTTACATGGTTGATAACTTGatattagtaaaaaaatattatctcGCTgggtttcttttataaatagGAGAAATTGTTAATGGCTTTAgtaatttttttgtgtgtgaagaattattgagatttgagaatttttagATTGTCGAAAGTGAATATCTCTATAATTGTAATCCAACGTTATCAGTGATATTTATGGCAGTTGATAATCAAGTCAAACCCAGTAAATCATTGCACTATTTGccttttgttgtttatttaattatcagtCATATATTTTCGTGTTGATTTTTTGTTTGTGGTCATTGATCCCAACATAATGTAACCATGATCAAGATAATTTAGTGTTCAcacatcttttcttttctcacaAGATTCAAAGTCGATATATTGTACGACAAATATATGAAGAGTACgtggagaaaaaaaattatccgAAAATGATTACGACGACACTTACTTAACTAGCTAGATTGCTTACATGTGAATCCGAAAATTATCCCAGATAATTCCTAAACTAGAAAAATTGATCATCACGTACACATCAAACTATACAGCATCTATATGTACTAGCCTTCCAATATATATAGCATTGAATGTATCTGGGATAGGCGGGCTGCAACCAAACCAAGTTTTAATCGACCAATTGAACTTGAATTATTATCTGTTAAAGTCTAATTAATACTCTActctttattgtttattttagtGTTAGAATTGAGTTTGAGAATGTTATTAGTATTGATATTTTGAAATAATAACATTATTATTGGTGgagaataaattaaatattttagatACCTCGTCCCAAAGAGTAGTTGGATTCTAGGGTACGTTTTAGACTTATAAttctagtatttttttttttttttttatcataatatCTCCTTTTtcgttttaattatttttgtcatAATTTTTGTCGAGtgtcttattttttaattagacTCTTACTTTTTGTGACTATCAGGTGTCAAAAAGTGGTTTCATTTCTCAAGGTGACTTGAGGATTTAACATCGCACACCACCTATACATGGTTGGTGATTGAAGGGCAATATTTCGTTTCTAGGGTGTTTGTTAGGGTGGAATGGAAAAAGTGAAAATGGAATGAGAATTACTTTCTTTGTTTGGTTACacaagagaatggaaatgaagAGGTAGAAAGGGGAATCATTTTCATTCTCATGATTCCTCCCAAAATGATGAAGAATGAAatcaaattaccttttttttctttttttcttatgtatttaattattaattttaattatttatattatgatattataattagtttttgttaaaaaaaaaaaattcatattaatttgtttattttttatatttctcttatTATGATTATCTGTTGTTACCAAACAATGTAattattctctttccaaatactcattctcttttctactatttatgttctttattacattttcattctcaatGATTCCCTTCTACCAAACGCCCCTTAAATCCACCCTATAAAACAAATAACGTAATGGTAAACCATCTTTAAATGTAATTATAACGACGTTATAATAacctttaaaatctttatttGCAATATTGTTCATATGTTATATCGCATGTAAAGTTGGTGgtaaaaggaaatgaaaaaacaaaaataaaaaatgtcacGTTGAATGTGACTTGGCTAAAACACTGTTTAAACATCATGGCAAGTAAATAACATTATGTAATcgtgtttttatctttttacaaaCCTTgctaattaaaaagttaaatgagCAAAACGTTCTTATCTTGATTAAGTAAAAAAGATCCCACTTGcttaatcttaattaatattGTTCGCTTTCCAGCCATTGAACACATGTATAATCtgtttataattataaactaattaaacaagGTTATGTAGTTTGTTTACTTCCAAAAATACCCCAGCTTTTTGTTAACAGGGTTTGCCTGCCACACCTTAAACTCTGTAATCAAAACATGGCTTAATTGTCATCTGCTAATCCAGCTTAGTTCACCAGAAGTTGTCTCACCACATGGATTAAATTTAATTGCCACCATATATAGTACCACTAAGTACCAAGTTGCTTGGTAAATGATGATTAAGCATGGATAATGCGGggtaataataagtacatacaaTATTGATGCATTCTCTACGAGAATGAAGAACTAACTTTTAGTCTTATTATTATGTGTATTAGATTTTGGTCATGGTATACACACAGGTAAGATTATACTAACTATATATGCTAACATGTTTATTGTTTAACAGTTTGATCTATTTTTATCAAACGTGTAAGTTAACGTATAACTTAATCAACTCTATATTCAAATTAATAGTGTAAGTTcaatacattatatataatttttttgaaattttaatgtGAATTGCAatttttaattagttcattGCGATATAGATTAGAAAATATACAAGATACTGAAGATGCCAGTTTTTTAAAGATTCTTCAAGAATCTATCGATATTTTGTAACATATTcaacatatatgtatgtgtatgcaACTCATAATGATACGCTACAAACATAAATAGCATTTAGTGAATAGTTTTTTACTATGACGTCCATTATTTGGTAAAAATAATCTTATTTAGTGGTCACttgtcacaaaaaaaaaagttggtgaCTACAAAATAACCTTTACTTATCTATAGTGACAATGTATCAATAGTGacaatgtaaattaattaacaacTTAAAATCTGATCGATCTCAAAATAAATCACTtccaaaataacattttaaatatcaATAGTGACAATGTATCAATAAATCACTTCCAAAATAAACACATAATCATGTAGATACGCATTTTACAAATATTTCGACTAATTGTCATTTTACTGCATCTCTGTTTGACTTAAGCATTCCAATATTATTTATTGGGAGATGATAAatgtatcatatatttttattaatttaccaTATTGTACAGGTTTTGTAATAGAATGTACAAATAAATAATGCAATAGTGTGGTTGATTTATTAAGTTGTATAACACGAATATTATTTCCCTTATTTATTTAGTAATTAAACAGTATgcaaatgattaaaaataaaacaaaattatgcACCAAAGAACTGTAAATTAAATTCAATGCATTACGAGGAAATGAGTCAGAAAAGTCGGTTAAATGGCCATTTCTCATGTGAGCATGTTTGGTGTTCATCCCTACTGAGCCCTACCCTTTACTGAAAGCTTCCCACTTCACTTGTCTCTATGGCAAATTGGCAATCATATGACAATGGTTGTCTCTAACTAACGAAATTATTTATGGGctacgtgttttttttttaaatgagtttatttttattttttaaattaaagttagatatataaaaaaatatgatgcTATATCCACATATAtcatttttgaataaaattgataataataataataatacgacAAAATAAATCTATTATTACTACAATTCTACAAATATGATCATTTATATGTGTTACGATTAAAGCCCCCTCACACATTCtaatcaaattttctaaaagtCTATTCTTCTTAGTTTTTAGaggttgatgttttattttcGAGCTATCCTAAAAAAGAAGTAGCTAATTAACAAAGCCACATAGATCAAACAATGAAATTAAGAATTTTGTTAATCTTAACCTCTAAGACTAttagtaaaataaaatgtagtatatcaacatacaactatctttgaaaagaaagaaCTATAACCaccatatatgatattttacctATATGTAGCACTGAAACGGTACGGCAAATAGGCACGGAAACGATACGGGAACGGAAaacggcaaaactaaaaaatttaggatacgggtacggcaaaAATACggcaataaaatatataaaaataaaaatatatttattttatagagagagagagacttaatacttgagagattatgtataattatatatgtataaagttataatatatgCTTGATGGTGACCggtgatcacgaatgaagtttTTACTAATCAATTTTCGAATAGAAAAAGCCTGATGGTGATCTCAATTGTATAACgtagttggtttgtgtttggatgTATGCATAGTTGCAAGCTAACAGTCGTTTTTGGATCATAAATAACTCATTGAAATCCTAATATTAATTCGATACGGTATGGAAGCTTCACAGAAACGTTTCagtatatatggaaacttcaagGAAGCGTTTCATAAGCGTTTCGTACAAGTTTCCGTTCCCATGGAGTTTCCGAAACAAGTACGCCTACCTGTTTGAAGTTTGGGTGCTTCATAGTGTTTTACTGCATTTTATCCATAGATTGTGGTGAATTATAAACTCTTAAATTAGTTAATAGTAGTTGGTAGTTACTAGCACATGATCTATCCCAATCTAGGGGAAATACGAACACTATTTTTTAGGGAAATTTTGGGCTGAAATTGGTCTAAAACTCCAAACtctaataataaatataatgggcttttgttttgtttaaagttGGGCTAGCTAACTATTAAGATGGGGTTTGCGTACATCTTGTCACTTGTTACTGAATCAAAGCCCACCAGGCTACTTAAATTCGAATAATAGCCGcatattcattttatataaacaGCCCAAGCACTCCAACTTCTTGCAATTCATCGAAtacatgaaaatgaaaaatcataCAGTTCTAATTAATTGTTGCACATGTTTATGGAAGATTATATGTTTTCCTATGTTgccttttaatttgttttataataaattaataataaactattaTTGATGAATAAGTTGTAGTTTGTTCGGTTGGTTTCATCACAACAAATCGACTAACAACATTACATATACAATGGAATGGAAAAGGTGGTGGAAAGAGAAAGAGACAAACTTTTCATGTTTGGTTGCAATGGAGAATGAGAAAGAGAATCGAGAAGTGGGAATCGATTCcattccctcaattctctataaaatgtagagaattgatgggaatagatttttattttttttttggtttagtgatgttatatatattaaatttaattattaaaattttgtattttttgtatattcattctctgtttgtaccaaacgacgggATCCATTCTCTTTCAAAACACTCGTTATCTTTtccactatattcattctctattacatttccattctctttgattcactctTACCAAACGCCGCTTAAGACTAACAACATTATGGAATACCTCGCCTTTCATGTTTCAAATATTACATCTTTCTGGGTGACGAAATTCTAGAGGGCATTCTGAGCTAGAAACATACTACGAGTACTACGTATTACATTGATGAATCTTTCAAGAAAAGAACGTACTGTATAACTGTATTACATTCATGTAATATTGTAATGTATCTTTGATATTTTGTAGCCAATTAAATGCTATCATAGTATTTTGTAACCAATTGAAGTAACATGATATCTATTATTTACCCAATTGATATCCCCTTCATGACTGAGCAACCACCTTGGCACACTTGCACACTCACTAGTATGTGTGCGGCACCACCACCATCAGTATCAGTGTATCACCATCATCATAGCTCACACACACTATGTGACTATGTGTATTCATACTTGCAACAACAATCCTAATGGCTTGGCCCCCACCAATATAACTGTGACCTCTGAGCTGTCAGTGTGTCATTGCTTTCTCTCTCACATACAACTACCGTTAGAACACACACTACTACTATCTTGTATAAACCGCCAAATTTCCCAcgttattattaaaataagaaaaaaaaaaaaaaaaacctaacatTTCTTTATTGGAAGCACAAAACAAATATACTTAAATTATTACAAacctaaaaataaacaaaaagccCATATATGTCTTCAAACCATCATAAAATTCATCTTCAGAAAAAACCCACAAGCACTATCAACTTCCGGCGCCGGCGACCTAAAGAAACCACCAtttccaccaccaccgccgtcgTAAACCACCACAACCACCCTTCTGTCGTCTCGCCAGAAAACAGTTCTTGGTGTTGTCCATCTGCTATATCTTCTCACAAACCAGCTCCCCAAACACAACCCGCTTCGTATACTCCGGTACCGGAATCTATTCCCGGCGAAACTCCGGTAAGTACTGAAAAGCACCAACTTTCTGACACCGTTTTAAATCTTGATAACAAAAACATGATTACTAATCATCAAGAAACAACATTCCCATcatctttttcaaattttaactcTGCTTTGACTGCCGGACTTTTGAATCCGATGTCTCCGCCGCTGCCGCCGTCCGCCGGAGATAAAACCCGATCTAGCCCGACCCTTTTTGAAATGATGGCTAATGAGCCTGAATGTAAGATCCccaataataatacaaataatttaaatggaaataatattatatattcaaacattaaaaagtCCAACAACAATGTGATCCCACAGCCCATTATTGTTGACAAACAAGCACTGTTGCAACAAAGATTGTTGGATCTTTTATCTATTCGGAGCCCCGGGAGTCAGTTCAATGACCCGAATTCGAGTGATGTGAAACTTACATTGAGTTCTAAAGATGGTTTGAGTGTTTGTATGAATGCCCATAGGCAGATCTTGGTGGGCCATAGTCGGTTTTTCGCAGTGAAGTTAGCCGATTATAGGCGGAAAATGGGTCAACAAGGTGGTCAACCAGGTCAACCTTACATTGTTGAGATTGCTGATTGTGATGATATTGAGGTTTATATCGAGTCCATTCGATTGATGTATTGTAAAGATTTGAGAAGGAAGCTAATGAAGGATGATGTTCCTAGAGTACTTGGTATCTTGAAGGTAGATTGGACTATATTTGGTTACATTTTGTTTTGCTTACTTTTATGCTTAATAGTGATTTGGCGTTACCAGCTTAACTGTTATCTGCATAATATGTTTCTTCAATGTATGCAATTTCAACTGCTTGTGTGTTACACATAATTGATATTAAGAACTTATATGCCTGTTAGACTAGAATTATGATGTGGTGAGCTGATGATGATAAGATACCCGTGGAGATGGGAGTGGTTAATCGTAGACATATGTTCTTGTAAAGAACTCGAATTACAAGAACCTAGTATTCGCCTGATTAATTACTAAGCAGCCGATGTTCGAGGCAAGTAGAGCCTATCGGGCCTTGTTTCTTGGTCTGGTCAAAATCAGTCAAATTTGAATACAAAGGGATTAAAATTAGGTCAAAGATTGTTTAGTAATTCATGTAGAATAAGTAGACACAAGTCACGCAACCatgtttataaacttttttctttgattaaaaaattatatataaagattccAACTAATTTTCGATATTTACATATAAGAATTGCAATCCTAGTACTCCCCGGCTAAGCCAATTACTAGCTACAAGGTCCCCGACCCCTCAACTATTGCTTAGCGGGCATTATAAAGCCAATTTGTTTGTGATAGGTGGAAGTAAAACGCTTTGCTATTATACCGCTATAGTTCATGAAAATTATAACCATGAATTTAGGCAATTTGCTTATGCGTTTTTATTCCATCTTTTGCATATCTTTCCCACACCCCGCTTATGCCTGGAGTGGGTGCAGTTGTTGCATTTTTTCACATATCTTTAGTTGGCAAATGTGTAAGGGCTGGTTGTTATGCACATTCTGCCCCCCAAAGAGGAAACATTTCACTTGACAGATAGTTCAGTAAGAGTTTTCATGAGAGATCAAAAACCTAAAGCATTTCTTTGGGTTCTGGTTGTTTTGAAAGTGGGAATTCCTTCAAACTGAGTTAATCCATTTTAGATTTTACGAATTACTCCTTTTCCATGAGAAATTGCATTTTATGACTTTGGGCATAGTTTGATTAAAAGTATGAGTAAATTGGTTGTTTCATTTGTTCTCCAGTTTTAAGGCTTGAATTGCGTACATATCAACAATCGCACAGTAGGATGGTATTTTAACACATAAACGGAGattatgtatatgtgtttaaaaTTAGAGgtatcataaattcataatgggtgggttgggtattgggtcaaaatttaaatgggTACTTTTTTGGGTATAGATTGTAATGAACCAATTTTGTCGGATTAACTTGACACATTTTTTTGGTCAAGTTTTTGATATAGATTATTAGcatttaaaatttgttataaacattatattatttcaataattatagttatgttattttgaataaaaactGTTTTACAAGGTACACTTTCAGTGATTTTTGACCATTCAACCTGTTTCCTCTCAATTTGTTTTTATCTACCAGGTTGACTTGGTGATGAAACATAACCTGAGTTGGCCCCTTAATAAATCATAAGAAAATGGTTTGAAATGTGCACATCTAGTTAAAAGTTAGCCTGTTTTATGGTTGTTTAGGACATCCAATAGGTCTTCTAAATTCAACTTTAACACAGGTGTCAGCAGCGATCGGATTCGATGCCGGAGTTTTATCTTGTTTGGAGTACCTAGAAGCTGCTCCATGGGccgaagatgaagaagaaaaagtagCATCTTTATTAGCTGAGCTTCATCTTGAAGGAGCAGGTGCCAGTGAAGTATTAAAGCGCGTTTCAGTTGATTTTACATCTGGGGTTGATGAAAGTAACAACAATGAAGAGGTTCTTCTTAAACTGATACATATCGTTCTTGAAGGAAAAGATGAAAAGGCTAGACGAGAGATGAAAGTTTTGGTTGCAAAAATGCTTCGAGAGAATTCGTCACACAACGATCTAAGAAAAGCATCTTTATATTCTGCATGTGACAAATGTTTGCTTTTGTTAAGAAAACATTTCTTGAAAGCTTCTAATGGGGATTTACAAGATGTTGTCCAAATCACACGACAAGCAGATAATTTACATTTTCTTCTTGATATTTTGATAGATAGACAGATTTCGGAGGATTTCTTGGAATCATGGGCATCATTGACTGAATTATCTGAAGTTCATTCTAAAGTACCACCACTTCACAGATATGAAATCAGTAGAGTAACAGCAAGATTATTTGTGGGAATCGGAAAAGGTCAACTTTTGGCCTGTAAAGATTCAAGATGTTTACTATTACAGACATGGTTGGTTCCATTTTATGATGATTTTGCATGGATGAAAAGAGCATCGAAAGGGCTAGATCGTCATTTGATTGAAGATGGGCTgggaaatactattttgactttACCATTATCATGGCAACAAGACATATTGATGACTTGGTTTGACCGATTTTTGAATTCTAGTGATGATTGTCCAAATATACAGAGAGCGTTCGAGGTTTGGTGGAGACGTGCATTTTCAAAAACTGGTCAACATTGTCCTGATAGGTCACAGCAGTTTcgtattacaaattaaaattactaGATTTGTTGAAATTGAGGATCGCAAGCAGCCTGTTTTGTCCGTGTGTTCTTCCTTTTAACTGGTGAGTATTTGCTTTTAGTCGAAGATTAACGTTTTATGTCAAATAGTTTGATGTAAAAATtccattattgatcttgattcTTAAAAGAAATTTGAGCTTCATTCTACTTTTGCATTCTTAGAAGTATACTTATTACTCTTAGTGGTGGACAAAGTTCATATTGGCTTGTTTTGTGTGAGATTGAACCAATCCATTTGGGTTTATGAATCAGAAACCACCTTTCCTGACTTCCAATGCCATTTGGCATAGTTCTtatagaggtggcaagatggatGGGTTGGAAGCATTGGACAATAGGTCAAAATGGGTTATCAGTTTAAACATGTCAGCTTTTTATAtgggttgaaacttgaaagtggGTTATCAGTTGAAACATGTCAGCCACATGTTGCGAGACGCCTTTAGGAGGGGTTTCCAAGTAggattagtttcctgaaatgtaactatctttgaccgaatgtctatattaggaaaaaactaaagttatgtgtattgtatgtaagcaactcgaaaaaatgtttattgtaggTAAGAAAACATACATGGCAATCATATACAGATGcca includes the following:
- the LOC122585732 gene encoding BTB/POZ domain-containing protein At1g63850; translation: MSSNHHKIHLQKKPTSTINFRRRRPKETTISTTTAVVNHHNHPSVVSPENSSWCCPSAISSHKPAPQTQPASYTPVPESIPGETPVSTEKHQLSDTVLNLDNKNMITNHQETTFPSSFSNFNSALTAGLLNPMSPPLPPSAGDKTRSSPTLFEMMANEPECKIPNNNTNNLNGNNIIYSNIKKSNNNVIPQPIIVDKQALLQQRLLDLLSIRSPGSQFNDPNSSDVKLTLSSKDGLSVCMNAHRQILVGHSRFFAVKLADYRRKMGQQGGQPGQPYIVEIADCDDIEVYIESIRLMYCKDLRRKLMKDDVPRVLGILKVSAAIGFDAGVLSCLEYLEAAPWAEDEEEKVASLLAELHLEGAGASEVLKRVSVDFTSGVDESNNNEEVLLKLIHIVLEGKDEKARREMKVLVAKMLRENSSHNDLRKASLYSACDKCLLLLRKHFLKASNGDLQDVVQITRQADNLHFLLDILIDRQISEDFLESWASLTELSEVHSKVPPLHRYEISRVTARLFVGIGKGQLLACKDSRCLLLQTWLVPFYDDFAWMKRASKGLDRHLIEDGLGNTILTLPLSWQQDILMTWFDRFLNSSDDCPNIQRAFEVWWRRAFSKTGQHCPDRSQQFRITN